In one Dreissena polymorpha isolate Duluth1 chromosome 7, UMN_Dpol_1.0, whole genome shotgun sequence genomic region, the following are encoded:
- the LOC127838956 gene encoding zinc phosphodiesterase ELAC protein 2-like, translating to MVNNIFFTRKSHEALSGLGGFLLCNTENFERSETIKLHGPPNVEKVLDLLSHFSEGHADPRARIEWRGLPHKSYEDAQVTVEYVSLYDERYDGNIENMHRNRADINEEDEIEQAKHMTMAYIVKFKETAPKVDRHKLEALKIQSGPWVGELVKGRSVTLPDGRQLEPKDIIQEEGPVLGPLIVLEVPCEAYLTSLLTSPLHNLPSPDIIVHITPQSIIDDPRYQTFMKRYDCRHLILNEAAEMSYLPELHNACGIRNHIHGDIFPLPRGYSFIRPDIAQDANTVYGCYHLNYMMMPYSSKGFHCDQIPQFHAGKAMEVAKEKIMEDVRKLNRSGGSSKEEHSKEWVDKAMERFKLKLKNGDAAPIFDKDYPEITFIGTGSAKPSQKRGASGILVTLRQNEYMLLDCGEGTLHQMITMYGRERTNMILAQTKAIFVSHLHFDHHGGLFSILRAIRETRAQDSGVRQRPLLLAPYFLINWIRLYSKHVLDISQDFEFIPHSVLLNANHAAREDLLQQVKTRLYLTDLQLCQVLHTKSSAGLVMQHNDGWKLVYSGDTMPCETLVKAGRNCDILIHEATFNDVEIDHALKKHHCVTSEAILVGKKMAAKYTLLTHFSQKMPNIPKFTALFTENVGYAFDLMTIKPNQLHLLYHMKPFYESLYGAHIEAADTKKKYLKVKQTEPADGSKESLTEGVAATVEDLEEVLKKRLAMIESWTCVDGEDTGRSVRGVGAESDENKGAKVDKNLEQVCKSSKEFKDLNLGAGEEHGKNGDCSVDSYEIGEDSLIQNTKVDQTEKRKHGELQKDVKRSKVE from the exons AATGGCGTGGTTTGCCACACAAGTCATACGAAGATGCTCAAGTGACAGTGGAATATGTGTCTCTATATGACGAGCGTTATGATGGCAATATTGAGAACATGCATAGGAACAGAGCTGACATTAATGAGGAAGATGAGATTGAGCAAGCTAAACATATGACAATGGCTTATATTGTCAAG TTCAAGGAGACTGCACCCAAGGTGGATAGACACAAACTGGAGGCTCTCAAAATCCAAAG TGGACCCTGGGTAGGGGAGCTAGTTAAGGGCAGGTCAGTCACCCTGCCGGATGGTAGACAG CTGGAGCCTAAAGATATTATTCAAGAAGAGGGGCCAGTTTTGGGACCACTGATAG TGTTGGAAGTGCCTTGTGAGGCCTACCTGACTTCCCTGTTGACCTCCCCCCTTCACAACCTTCCCTCACCTGATATCATTGTGCACATCACTCCACAGAGCATCATTGACGACCCCAGATACCAGACCTTCATGAAACG CTACGACTGTCGTCACCTGATTCTCAATGAAGCTGCCGAGATGAGCTACCTTCCTGAACTTCACAACGCATGTGGCATACGTAACCACATTCACGGAGATATATTCCCCCTACCTCGTGGGTACTCGTTCATAAGACCGGATATAGCACAGGACGCCAACACTGTATATGGTTGCTACCATTTGAATTACATGATGATGCCGTATAGTTCGAAGGGATTTCATTG TGATCAGATTCCACAGTTCCATGCAGGCAAGGCAATGGAGGTGGCGAAAGAGAAGATTATGGAAGACGTCCGAAAGCTGAACAGGTCTGGCGGCAGCAGTAAAGAAGAACACAGCAAGGAATGGGTGGACAAAGCGATGGAAAGGTTTAAGCTTAAGCTGAAGAATGGTGATGCAG CGCCTATATTTGATAAAGACTATCCAGAGATAACATTTATTGGCACGGGGTCTGCGAAACCGTCACAAAAAAGAGGGGCATCAGGAATCCTTGTTACTTTAAG ACAGAATGAGTACATGTTGTTAGACTGTGGTGAGGGCACTCTCCATCAGATGATAACCATGTACGGAAGGGAGAGAACCAATATGATTCTTGCGCAAACCAAAGCTATCTTTGTGTCACATCTGCACTTCGACCACCATGGG GGATTGTTCTCCATTTTGAGAGCGATTCGTGAAACTCGTGCACAAGATTCGGGAGTTAGACAGCGACCCTTGCTGCTGGCTCCCTACTTCCTCATCAACTGGATACGACTCTATTCCAAGCATGTCCTCGACATTTCACAAGACTTCGA GTTCATCCCCCACAGCGTTTTACTCAATGCAAACCACGCTGCACGGGAAGACTTGTTACAACAAGTCAAGACGAGGCTTTACTTGACTGAT CTACAGCTATGCCAGGTATTGCACACAAAGTCATCTGCGGGACTTGTTATGCAACACAATGATGGCTGGAAGTTGGTTTACTCCGGAGATACCATGCCATGTGAGACTCTGGTGAAGGCAG GCAGGAATTGTGATATATTGATCCATGAAGCCACATTTAACGATGTCGAAATTGACCATGCTTTGAAAAAGCATCATTG TGTAACCAGTGAGGCAATACTAGTTGGCAAGAAGATGGCTGCCAAGTACACTCTGCTCACCCATTTTTCGCAGAAAATGCCCAACATACCAAAATTCACTGCCTTGTTCACAGAAAACGTTGGCTATGCATTCGATCTTATGACG ATAAAGCCCAATCAATTACATCTCCTATACCACATGAAGCCATTCTATGAGAGCCTGTATGGAGCACACATTGAAGCAGCGGACACGAAAAAGAAGTATTTGAAAGTGAAACAAACTGAACCCGCTGATGGCTCTAAAGAAAGTCTGACAGAGGGCGTGGCAGCTACAGTTGAAGACTTGGAGGAAGTGCTGAAGAAAAGACTGGCAATGATAGAGAGCTGGACATGTGTAGATGGGGAGGATACAGGCAGAAGTGTCAGAGGTGTGGGTGcagaatcggatgaaaacaagGGTGCAAAGGTTGACAAGAATTTGGAACAAGTGTGTAAGAGTTCTAAAGAGTTTAAAGACTTAAACCTTGGTGCTGGTGAAGAACATGGGAAAAATGGTGATTGTTCTGTTGACAGTTATGAGATTGGTGAAGATTCTTTGATTCAGAACACGAAGGTAGATCAGACTGAGAAAAGAAAACATGGTGAATTGCAAAAAGATGTAAAACGTTCTAAGGTtgaatga